The following coding sequences are from one Ammospiza caudacuta isolate bAmmCau1 chromosome 10, bAmmCau1.pri, whole genome shotgun sequence window:
- the LOC131561692 gene encoding LOW QUALITY PROTEIN: thrombopoietin receptor-like (The sequence of the model RefSeq protein was modified relative to this genomic sequence to represent the inferred CDS: deleted 2 bases in 1 codon) → MNKHIPTLHTVYEVWGTIQNNVLTSLRLVQANTWVVLRGLEPGVRYHIYQLCSKPDGTSMDGVWGPWSQALAAETPHSSGDIGLCCRTPDLRHVRCERGWDPAEPHSSHQLLYRPPPSGAGTREDAWQQCEEVSRGAQGTYACTFQPKAGSAISVLVNVTRTHMLPTLSYFKEPFWLHQAVLTDAPQLVQATASQGRLSLQWLPPLELPAEQLDYQVRYAMENSHDWKVLQVPRAARKEVLELRPGSRYPAQVRAQPSGPWYRGSWSAGPKPVVVDAVADAGWLIPSVTVVPLLFSAALLGLRCTFPSLYSNMKQKLWPPVPELHRALGSFLQESSKHGQASHAFNKQPPEETVLPCLLEVLPGPRREAGPPPEHAGGLLSSTDIANQSYLLMSGWEPRAATTAPTPP, encoded by the exons atgaacaagcacatacctactctaCACACCGTGTATGAAGTATGGGGGACAATTCAGAACAACgttctcacctcgctg aggctggtccaGGCCAACACTTGGGTGGTGCTCCGGGGCCTGGAGCCAGGGGTGAGGTACCACATC TACCAGCTGTGCAGCAAGCCCGACGGTACCTCCATGGACGGCGTCTGGGGGCCCTGGTcgcaggctctggctgcagagaccccccactcctccg gagacatcgggctgtgctgcagaaccccTGACCTGCGGCACGTGCGCTGCGAGCGGggctgggaccctgcagagccccacagctcccaccagctcctctacCGGCCACCTccgagcggggctggcacaag GGAAGATGCATGGCAACAGTGCGAGGAGGTaagcaggggggcacagggcacctatgcctgcaccttccagcccaaggctggcagtgccatctctgTCCTGGTGAATGTCACCAGGACCCACATGCTGCCCACACTCAGCTACTTCAAGGAGCCCTTTTggctgcaccaggctg tgctcacagatGCCCCACAGCTTGTGCAGGCAACAGCGTCGCAGGGCCGGCTgagcctgcagtggctgccgcccctggagctgcctgcagagcagctggactaCCAGGTCCGCTATGCCATGGAGAACAGCCATGACTGGAAG GTCCTGCAGGTTCCGCGAGCAGCGAGGAAAGAGGTCCTGGAGCTGCGGCCAGGCTCCCGCTACCCCGCGCAGGTGCGGGCCCAGCCCAGCGGGCCGTGGTACCGGGGCAGCTGGAGCGCCGGGCCCAAACCCGTTGTGGTTGATGCCGTGGCCGATGCgg GCTGGCTCATCCCCAGTGTTACGGTGGTGccgctgctcttctcagcagcgctcctggggctgcgctgcaccttcccctccctctacag CAACATGAAGCAGAAACTCTGGCCGCCCGTTCCTGAGCTGCACcgtgctctgggcagcttcctccaggaaagcagcaagcacGGCCAGGCCA GCCATGCCTTCAACAAGCAGCCGCCGGAGGAGaccgtcctgccctgcctgctggaggtgctgcccggcccgcggcgTGAGGCGGGCCCGCCGCCGGAGCACGCTGGGGGCCTCCTGTCCAGCACTGACATCGCCAACCAGTCCTACCTGCTCATGAGCGGCTGGGAGCCGCGGGCAGCCACGACCGCCCCCACCCCGCCATAA